Genomic segment of Candidatus Polarisedimenticolia bacterium:
ACAACGTCGCCGACGTGCTCTCGCTCTCCCCGGTGCTGATGGAGAAATACATGGCCGCCGCCGAGAGGGTCGCCCGCGCCGCCCTCTTCGGCCCCGGGGAGCTCAAGCCCACGCTGGTCCGTCTGCAACCGCCGGGGGCGAAGATCGAGCCCCGGCCGACACCCCTCGTCGACTACGACGTCACGGGCCTCAGCCTGCCCAACGCTCTCCACGTGACGCATCGGTTCCCCGTGGAGGGCGATTACCTCTTCCGCGTCGTCCTTTCCGGCGCGAGGCCGGCGGGCTCGGAGCCGCTCGAGGTCGGCCTGTGGATGGATGGCCGACAGGTCGAGGTGCAGTCTCTCGACCCGGAAGGGTACGGATCGTTCTACGTCGAGAAGCAGGACTTCTCCGGCAAGACACGGGAGTTCCGCGCGAAGGTCTCGGCCGGTGATCACTGGATCGCGGCTTCGATCGTTCGCCTGTACGAGGGTCTGCCCGTGAGCTACGGCGGGCCCAACCCCGCGAAGAGGCCGCCGCCCGCTCCGCCGGAGTTCAAACCGCGCGAAGGCCTCTCGCCCGAAAAGGTCGCCGAGGCCCGGAAGAGATTCGAGGAGATGCTGGCGGAGAAGACGCCCGCGAACGAGGCCCGGGTCCGTCACCTGGAGGTCGTGGGGCCGTTCGACCCCGTGAAAGGACCCTCGCGGGCGAGCCTCGAGAAGGTCTACGCCTGCGGCCACCTCCACGGGGGACACGGACCGGCGTGCGTGCGCCGGATCGTGACCAGCCTGGCGCGCCGGGCCTACCGCCGCCCGGTGTCGCCGGGCGAGGTCGCACCCCTCGTGCGCCTGGCATCCACCGCCCGGAACCAGGGCGATTCCTTCGAAGAGGCGGTCAGCCTGGCCGTGCAGGCCATCCTGGTCTCGCCCGATTTCCTGTTCCGCATCGAGAAGGACCGTGCGGCCGATCCCGACACGGGCCATCTCATCGGCCCGCACGAGCTGGCCTCCCGCCTGTCGTATTTCCTTTGGGCGAGCATGCCCGACGAGGAGCTGATGCGCTGCGCGGACGCGCAGGCCCTGCGCCGGCCGCAGGTCCTGGCCGCGCAGGTGCGGCGCCTGCTGAAGGACGAGAAGTCCCGCGCCCTCGTCGAGGCCTTCGGGGGCCAGTGGCTGCAGTTCCGGGCCCTCGAGTCGGTGACCCCCGACCGGGAGCGTTTTCCGAGCTTCGACAACAACCTGCGCCTGTCGATGCGGCGAGAGACGGAGCTGTTCTTCGAGACGATCGTCCGGGAGGACCGCAGCATCCTCGACCTGCTCGACGCCCGATACACCTTCCTGAACGAGCGGCTGGCCCGGCACTACGGCATCGCCGGGGTCACGGGTCCGGAGTTCCGAAGGGTCGACCTGGCCCTCGTCGGCCGGCGGAGCGGTGTGCTGACCCAGGCCAGCGTGCTGACCGTCTCGTCTTACGCCACCCGGACTTCTCCGGTGCTGCGTGGGAAATGGATCCTCGAGAACCTCTTGGCGGCCCCTCCGCCCGATCCGCCCGCGGGAACACCCCGGCTGGACGAGGCCAGGATCGGCGCCTCGGGGTCTCTCCGGCAGCAGATGGAGGCACACCGGACGAACGCGACCTGCGCGGCCTGTCACTCGAAGATGGATCCGCTGGGCTTCGGGCTCGAGAACTACGACGCCATCGGGGCCTGGAGGAGCGAGGACGGGAAACACCCGATCGACGCTTCCGGATCGCTTCCCGACGGCAGGTCGTTCCGGGGACCCGACGACATGAAGACAATCCTCAAGGGCGACCGCGA
This window contains:
- a CDS encoding DUF1592 domain-containing protein, which produces MRSLFLMLLFVGLTSEASALPAQGSDDPATFETVVKPFLSKNCYLCHGDRLKNADVDLQAYETPASITRDPQTWEKAVVKMRTRQMPPPPLSPPSEAEIAAITGWIENELERDLRRARPDPGRVTARRLNRTEYDNTVRDLLGVTLRPAADFPQDDSGYGFDNVADVLSLSPVLMEKYMAAAERVARAALFGPGELKPTLVRLQPPGAKIEPRPTPLVDYDVTGLSLPNALHVTHRFPVEGDYLFRVVLSGARPAGSEPLEVGLWMDGRQVEVQSLDPEGYGSFYVEKQDFSGKTREFRAKVSAGDHWIAASIVRLYEGLPVSYGGPNPAKRPPPAPPEFKPREGLSPEKVAEARKRFEEMLAEKTPANEARVRHLEVVGPFDPVKGPSRASLEKVYACGHLHGGHGPACVRRIVTSLARRAYRRPVSPGEVAPLVRLASTARNQGDSFEEAVSLAVQAILVSPDFLFRIEKDRAADPDTGHLIGPHELASRLSYFLWASMPDEELMRCADAQALRRPQVLAAQVRRLLKDEKSRALVEAFGGQWLQFRALESVTPDRERFPSFDNNLRLSMRRETELFFETIVREDRSILDLLDARYTFLNERLARHYGIAGVTGPEFRRVDLALVGRRSGVLTQASVLTVSSYATRTSPVLRGKWILENLLAAPPPDPPAGTPRLDEARIGASGSLRQQMEAHRTNATCAACHSKMDPLGFGLENYDAIGAWRSEDGKHPIDASGSLPDGRSFRGPDDMKTILKGDRDAFAVAITEKMLTYALGRGLERYDKRTVKAIAGRLAARQYRFSALVEEIVKSPPFQ